From the genome of Planctomycetia bacterium, one region includes:
- a CDS encoding sigma-54 dependent transcriptional regulator yields the protein MSNRNFRILIVDDEPNIRTGLAKALEREADHVETAEDDGTALALFRKHGHHLVITDLRITGPRSGLELIKVIKHERPETLIFVITAHGSIDTAVEAMREGAHDYISKPVDIEMLRLQVRNAYEHHRLVQENRLLRDRLTVAGELPEMIGHSAAMHEVFDRIRQVADTDVTVLIYGESGTGKELVARALHNLSSRSQRPFIAANVSALPETLIESELFGYEKGAFTGAQRDKPGWFEMAHGGTLFLDEIGEMSPKTQVDLLRVLEKRELRRLGGQELIPLDVRLVTATHSEIGTLVREGKFREDLYYRLNVVPLRTPPLRERRDDIPLLVQHFLARSSERFRKETKEVAGAAMNVLCGYPWPGNVRQLRNCMERLTVTVDGPTIHNEDLPEEMLATPSSTTGTLEQAVQQAEKAAILAALKQCNQHRERAAALLDISVRNLHYKMNRHALQ from the coding sequence ATGAGCAACCGAAACTTTCGCATTCTGATCGTCGATGACGAGCCGAACATCCGGACCGGCTTGGCGAAAGCGCTGGAACGAGAGGCCGACCATGTCGAGACCGCCGAAGACGACGGCACGGCCCTCGCGCTCTTTCGCAAACACGGTCACCATCTCGTGATTACCGATCTGAGAATCACCGGACCTCGCTCCGGTCTCGAGCTCATCAAGGTGATCAAGCATGAACGTCCGGAGACCTTGATCTTCGTCATCACGGCCCATGGTTCCATCGATACCGCGGTCGAAGCGATGCGGGAGGGAGCCCATGACTACATCAGCAAACCGGTCGACATCGAGATGCTGCGTCTCCAAGTCCGCAATGCTTATGAGCATCACCGGCTGGTTCAAGAGAATCGACTGCTGCGAGATCGTTTGACGGTCGCCGGCGAACTGCCGGAAATGATTGGCCATAGCGCGGCGATGCACGAAGTCTTCGATCGAATTCGGCAAGTCGCCGACACCGATGTGACGGTGCTGATCTACGGCGAAAGCGGGACGGGCAAGGAGCTCGTCGCCCGAGCGCTGCATAACTTGAGCTCCCGAAGTCAACGTCCGTTCATCGCCGCGAACGTCAGCGCGCTCCCGGAGACTTTGATCGAGAGCGAACTGTTCGGCTACGAAAAAGGAGCGTTCACCGGTGCGCAGCGAGATAAACCCGGCTGGTTTGAAATGGCCCACGGAGGAACTCTCTTTCTCGACGAGATCGGCGAGATGTCCCCCAAGACCCAAGTCGATCTCTTGCGGGTTCTCGAGAAACGCGAACTACGCCGCTTGGGCGGCCAAGAACTCATTCCTCTCGACGTCAGACTCGTCACGGCGACGCATAGTGAAATCGGGACCTTAGTTCGGGAGGGAAAGTTTCGGGAGGATCTGTATTACCGCCTCAATGTCGTGCCGTTGCGCACACCTCCTCTGCGTGAACGGCGCGATGACATTCCGCTGCTCGTGCAGCACTTTCTCGCGCGCTCCAGCGAGCGGTTTCGCAAAGAGACGAAGGAAGTCGCCGGCGCCGCAATGAACGTCTTGTGCGGCTACCCTTGGCCCGGCAATGTTCGACAGTTGCGAAACTGCATGGAACGATTGACGGTCACCGTCGATGGTCCGACGATCCATAACGAGGATTTGCCCGAAGAGATGCTCGCAACGCCCAGTTCGACCACGGGAACTTTGGAACAAGCCGTTCAACAAGCGGAGAAAGCGGCGATCCTCGCGGCGTTGAAGCAATGTAATCAGCACCGCGAGCGGGCGGCGGCACTTCTCGATATCAGCGTCCGGAATCTGCATTACAAGATGAACCGACACGCCTTGCAGTGA
- a CDS encoding HRDC domain-containing protein, translating to MLGQRLPSLRPAPVIALTATATPVVQRDIIAQLGLQSDNRFIHGFRRSNLAIEVVEVSRPDRMDMIRKLLASPSHRPAIVYAPSRKDAAALAGQLGAVMPAAAYHAGMTAADRDQVQTDFLRGEIDVIVATVAFGMGIDKADVRTVAHLALPQTLEGYYQEIGRAGRDGKPSRAVLLHSFVDRKTNEFFHEKNYPPVDELNKIFSKLTVAPQPKQAVQARTKLDEESFERALEKLWVHGGVLVDPDESLRRGNDAWAPSYQAQILHRLAQSEQMARFAQAHGCRMVHLVRHFGDDDDPGTPCGLCDNCASADCVVQAFRAPTDAESAVLQAILDALARMNDQSVGTLHRNEGAALERRDFETLVSALGRAGLVILRADVFEKDGQSIPFYRLTLTRIDEKSRTRLLVAIQVPTQQAPRRKGPSSRAKPKTRRKKKAATATPRSSTLDAALRAWRKGEAKRKRVPAFRIMTDKALSGIATSRPKNEAALLAVPGVGPSLVAKHGTKILQVVRGA from the coding sequence ATGCTGGGGCAACGGCTCCCCTCGCTCCGCCCTGCGCCGGTCATCGCGCTGACCGCGACCGCTACGCCCGTCGTCCAGCGCGACATCATCGCCCAGCTCGGCCTCCAATCGGACAACCGCTTCATCCACGGCTTCCGCCGGAGCAACCTGGCGATCGAAGTCGTCGAGGTTTCGCGCCCCGACCGCATGGACATGATCCGGAAGCTCTTAGCGAGTCCGTCGCACCGGCCGGCGATCGTCTACGCACCGTCGCGCAAGGACGCCGCCGCGCTGGCCGGGCAGCTCGGCGCGGTCATGCCCGCCGCCGCCTACCACGCCGGCATGACCGCCGCCGACCGTGACCAAGTGCAAACCGACTTCCTGCGCGGCGAGATCGACGTCATCGTCGCAACGGTCGCCTTCGGCATGGGGATCGACAAGGCCGACGTGCGGACCGTCGCGCACTTGGCGCTCCCCCAGACGCTCGAGGGCTATTACCAGGAGATCGGCCGCGCCGGCCGAGACGGCAAGCCCTCTCGCGCCGTCCTGCTCCATTCCTTCGTCGACCGCAAAACCAATGAATTCTTCCATGAAAAGAATTACCCGCCCGTCGACGAGCTGAACAAAATCTTTTCTAAGCTCACCGTCGCGCCGCAGCCGAAGCAGGCCGTGCAGGCGCGCACGAAGTTGGACGAAGAATCCTTCGAGCGCGCCCTAGAAAAATTGTGGGTCCACGGCGGCGTACTCGTCGACCCCGACGAGTCGCTCCGCCGGGGTAACGACGCCTGGGCGCCGTCGTATCAAGCGCAGATTTTGCACCGGCTGGCGCAGTCCGAGCAGATGGCACGCTTCGCGCAAGCGCACGGCTGCCGTATGGTGCATCTCGTCCGTCACTTCGGCGATGACGACGACCCCGGCACGCCCTGCGGATTATGCGACAACTGCGCCTCCGCAGACTGCGTCGTGCAGGCCTTCCGCGCGCCCACCGACGCGGAGTCCGCCGTCCTGCAGGCGATCCTCGACGCGCTCGCCCGGATGAACGACCAGTCCGTCGGCACGCTCCATCGCAACGAGGGGGCTGCGCTGGAACGCCGTGACTTCGAGACGCTCGTCTCTGCGCTCGGCCGCGCCGGGCTGGTCATCCTCCGCGCCGATGTGTTCGAGAAAGACGGTCAATCAATCCCGTTTTACCGGCTGACGCTGACACGGATCGACGAAAAATCCCGCACACGCTTATTGGTCGCGATCCAAGTCCCAACCCAGCAGGCACCCCGCAGAAAGGGGCCGAGTTCGCGAGCGAAGCCGAAAACCCGGAGGAAGAAAAAAGCAGCGACGGCCACGCCGCGATCGTCGACGCTCGACGCAGCGCTGCGAGCTTGGCGCAAGGGCGAAGCGAAGAGAAAACGTGTCCCCGCATTCCGCATTATGACCGACAAGGCGCTGTCGGGGATTGCTACGTCGCGCCCCAAAAATGAGGCCGCCTTGCTCGCGGTCCCCGGCGTCGGACCGTCGCTGGTGGCGAAGCACGGGACGAAGATTCTTCAAGTCGTGCGCGGTGCTTGA
- a CDS encoding chloride channel protein, protein MPDESQSERSAPIPSHPFRWFPEFLELGRRRMHSQARLLGLSLVVGVIAGLGAILFYCACQVVAHYSLDLVAGYRPESPQGEQELFAATSTVFRPWLLLIVPTIGGLISGWIVYTLAPEAEGHGTDAAIAAYHFKQGEIRPRVPLVKIVSSALTISSGGSGGREGPIAQIGAGFGSFLGTILKLRPAERRVLMAAGMGAGVAAIFRAPLAGALFAAEVLYSSPDFESEVIMPSALSSITAYCTFGAVFGWSPLFKLSPEQLSVFTFDNPFELVPYTLLALFAVVLAMLYTRTFYFTTYLFKQLKISRKLVPAVGALATGAFGLLLYYGFGESPRMLAVMSAGYGSLQDGMTMVPGDEGNLRLAAAMLTIAVGKIITTSLTIGSGGSGGVFGPSMVVGGCGGGALGILFHRFWPAMAPHPSAFVIVGMAGFFAAAAKTPFSTLVMVSEMTGSYSLLLPTLWVCTIAFLLSDEQSIYSSQVAGRAQSPAHQAEFVRGMLSGLTVGRFVTIGEPFGVLKPQESLEAVRTKLSADPHAVLPVTDDAGCLLGTIGLEEVFVALRLADTPTLILAADLMRTDVVPLTLDDSIERAMELFAENDLLELPVVDSREQRAVVGIVGRAKIAGSYLKRVQGTGRSSTK, encoded by the coding sequence ATGCCCGATGAATCTCAAAGCGAGCGTTCCGCTCCGATCCCTTCGCACCCGTTTCGTTGGTTTCCCGAGTTCTTAGAACTCGGCCGGCGCCGAATGCACTCGCAAGCTCGGCTACTGGGACTTTCGCTCGTCGTCGGCGTGATCGCCGGGCTTGGCGCGATCTTGTTCTATTGCGCCTGCCAGGTCGTGGCGCATTATTCGCTCGACCTTGTTGCCGGCTATCGCCCTGAGTCGCCGCAAGGCGAGCAAGAACTATTCGCCGCGACATCGACGGTGTTCAGGCCGTGGCTGCTGTTGATCGTGCCGACGATCGGCGGGCTTATCAGCGGCTGGATCGTCTACACGCTCGCCCCCGAGGCGGAGGGACACGGCACTGATGCCGCAATTGCGGCCTATCATTTCAAACAGGGGGAGATTCGGCCGCGAGTGCCGCTGGTGAAGATCGTGAGCAGCGCGCTGACGATCTCGAGCGGCGGCTCCGGTGGACGCGAAGGGCCGATTGCGCAGATCGGCGCCGGCTTCGGATCGTTTCTCGGTACGATCTTGAAGCTCCGCCCGGCGGAACGTCGCGTGTTGATGGCGGCCGGCATGGGGGCCGGCGTCGCGGCGATCTTTCGTGCACCTCTCGCGGGTGCGTTGTTCGCGGCCGAGGTGCTTTACTCGTCGCCCGACTTCGAATCGGAAGTCATCATGCCGTCGGCATTGTCGAGCATCACGGCCTACTGCACGTTCGGCGCGGTGTTCGGCTGGTCGCCGCTCTTCAAACTATCCCCCGAGCAGTTAAGCGTCTTCACGTTCGACAATCCGTTCGAACTCGTGCCCTATACGCTCTTGGCGTTGTTCGCGGTGGTGCTGGCGATGCTCTACACTCGCACATTCTATTTCACCACCTATCTCTTCAAGCAACTGAAGATTTCGCGCAAACTGGTGCCGGCGGTCGGTGCGCTGGCGACCGGAGCGTTCGGGCTCTTGCTTTACTACGGCTTCGGCGAAAGTCCGCGAATGTTGGCCGTCATGTCGGCAGGTTACGGCAGCTTGCAAGACGGTATGACGATGGTTCCCGGCGACGAAGGCAACCTGCGACTGGCCGCCGCAATGCTGACGATCGCCGTCGGCAAGATCATCACGACGAGCCTCACGATCGGCAGCGGCGGCTCGGGCGGTGTGTTCGGACCGTCGATGGTCGTCGGCGGTTGCGGCGGCGGAGCGCTTGGAATTCTGTTCCACCGATTCTGGCCGGCGATGGCGCCGCATCCGTCGGCGTTCGTCATCGTCGGCATGGCGGGCTTTTTTGCGGCGGCGGCCAAGACGCCGTTTTCGACGCTCGTCATGGTCAGCGAGATGACCGGCAGCTACAGCCTCCTGTTGCCGACGCTTTGGGTCTGCACCATCGCGTTTCTGTTGTCCGACGAGCAGTCGATCTACAGTTCACAAGTTGCCGGCCGCGCGCAGAGCCCGGCCCATCAGGCGGAATTCGTGCGCGGTATGCTCAGCGGCCTCACGGTCGGTCGCTTCGTTACGATCGGAGAACCGTTCGGAGTTCTGAAGCCGCAGGAGAGTCTAGAAGCGGTGCGCACAAAGCTCAGCGCCGATCCACATGCCGTGTTGCCGGTGACCGATGACGCCGGTTGCTTGCTGGGCACGATCGGACTCGAGGAGGTATTCGTCGCTTTACGATTGGCCGACACGCCGACGCTGATCTTGGCGGCCGACTTGATGCGGACCGACGTCGTGCCGCTCACCCTCGACGATTCGATCGAGCGAGCTATGGAACTATTCGCCGAAAACGATCTGCTGGAGTTGCCCGTCGTCGATAGCCGCGAACAACGAGCCGTCGTCGGGATCGTCGGGCGAGCGAAAATCGCCGGCAGCTATCTCAAGCGGGTGCAAGGGACTGGGAGGTCGTCGACGAAGTAA
- a CDS encoding PTS sugar transporter subunit IIA has translation MTTAGLTSTSESLSAVFSPDAILLGLEVRTKREAIERMVRHLKTLHGLGDDDERTLVQAILAREQTGTTGIGNGVAFPHCRSNAVERPLGVLALDPHGIPFDALDKQLVHCVFLLVSPQGSAKSYELLGKIAAVGKDKSQCLRLLGCRTRDALHQFLCDLDRS, from the coding sequence ATGACCACGGCAGGCCTCACGTCGACAAGCGAAAGTCTGTCGGCCGTCTTCTCACCAGACGCGATTTTGCTCGGGTTGGAGGTGCGAACCAAACGCGAAGCCATCGAGCGAATGGTTCGTCACCTCAAGACATTGCACGGACTCGGAGATGACGACGAACGGACGCTTGTCCAAGCGATTTTAGCGCGAGAGCAGACCGGCACGACCGGTATCGGAAACGGGGTCGCTTTTCCGCATTGCCGTTCAAACGCCGTCGAAAGACCGCTGGGGGTCCTCGCGCTTGACCCCCACGGCATTCCGTTCGACGCGCTGGATAAACAGTTGGTTCACTGCGTGTTTCTGCTCGTGTCGCCCCAAGGGTCCGCCAAGTCCTACGAACTCTTGGGGAAGATCGCGGCCGTGGGCAAGGACAAGAGTCAGTGCCTGCGCTTGCTGGGTTGTCGAACGCGAGACGCCCTTCACCAGTTTCTCTGTGACTTGGATCGGTCGTAG
- a CDS encoding class I SAM-dependent methyltransferase: MSKFHYLRDSEIAKNVERDYDQLRMHGLGDITAVLRLYYALEFAVGQALADGNDHYYPNASFSVVTFLKELRLIRGKCATGARFLDVGCGLGGKVSIAQSLGFDAYGLEINPKYAEIAAECLGPTRVFHQDGMAFPDYGRFDVIYFYNPMPSDELETAILSNAKQGALIYHAIGLNAQPRRTFARLTRNVMRLTDDRPRRRSATSRRLAESSTVSSE, encoded by the coding sequence ATGAGTAAGTTTCATTATCTGCGTGATTCGGAGATCGCCAAAAACGTTGAGCGCGACTACGACCAATTGAGGATGCACGGCCTCGGCGATATCACGGCCGTGTTGCGTCTTTATTACGCCCTTGAGTTCGCAGTCGGGCAAGCCCTGGCCGACGGCAATGACCACTACTATCCCAACGCCAGTTTCTCGGTCGTGACGTTTCTTAAAGAACTCCGGTTGATTCGCGGAAAGTGCGCTACAGGGGCCCGGTTCTTAGACGTGGGCTGCGGTCTCGGTGGAAAAGTGTCGATCGCTCAGTCGCTCGGCTTCGACGCCTATGGACTGGAGATCAATCCGAAGTATGCGGAGATCGCGGCGGAGTGCTTGGGTCCGACTCGGGTGTTTCATCAGGACGGCATGGCATTTCCGGACTATGGACGGTTTGACGTCATCTATTTCTACAATCCGATGCCCTCGGACGAACTGGAAACCGCGATCCTCTCAAACGCCAAGCAGGGCGCGCTCATCTACCATGCGATCGGGTTGAATGCTCAACCCCGACGTACCTTTGCTCGACTGACGCGAAACGTGATGCGTCTCACCGATGACCGTCCCAGGCGCCGGTCGGCAACGTCGCGCCGACTCGCGGAGAGCTCGACGGTTTCCAGCGAGTGA
- a CDS encoding PLP-dependent aminotransferase family protein, translated as MPFSSSLSRRAVLAGGQPIGTLMARALAQPELISLAAGFVDQPSLPLTAVDDAWRSLMSDPAEGHAALQYGTTAGYRPLREALLEEQRISDGNPASERNLTPEQVIITSGSNQLLYLLADTLFDPGDIVLCAAPTYFVYLGVAKNLQVRAISVACDEQGLKPDALEDRLREIAARGELRRVKAIYVVSDFDNPRSISLSAERRAEVVAVAKRWSQTRRIYILEDAAYRKLRYSGDDVPSLRAFDEEGDTVILTQTFSKSFSPGVRVGWGIVPQELMGPLCDQKSNIDFGAPNLNQHLMYRVIAGGVCERQVALLCNLYRRKRDAMLAACNDYLAGIDGVHWLIPAGGLYVWLTVSPEIDAGFQGVLFDKALEAGVIYVPGEYSYAPEGEPVARNTLRLSYGVQSPERIREGIRLLATAIRQVRG; from the coding sequence ATGCCGTTCTCCTCCTCGCTCAGCCGTCGCGCAGTTCTCGCCGGCGGTCAACCGATCGGCACATTGATGGCGCGCGCCTTAGCGCAACCGGAGTTGATCTCCCTGGCAGCCGGGTTCGTCGATCAACCCAGCTTGCCGCTCACGGCCGTCGACGACGCTTGGCGCTCGCTCATGTCCGATCCCGCCGAGGGGCATGCGGCGCTGCAATACGGAACGACGGCCGGCTACCGTCCCTTGCGCGAGGCGCTGTTGGAAGAGCAACGGATCTCCGACGGCAATCCCGCGTCGGAGCGGAACCTGACTCCCGAACAAGTCATCATCACGTCCGGCAGCAATCAACTGCTCTATCTGTTGGCTGATACGCTCTTCGATCCGGGGGACATCGTCCTCTGCGCCGCTCCGACCTACTTCGTCTACCTCGGCGTCGCTAAGAATTTGCAGGTCCGCGCCATCAGCGTCGCCTGCGACGAGCAAGGGCTGAAGCCCGACGCACTCGAAGACCGGCTCCGCGAGATCGCAGCCCGCGGCGAGCTGAGGCGAGTCAAGGCGATCTACGTCGTCAGCGATTTCGACAATCCACGGAGCATCTCGCTTTCGGCGGAACGCCGGGCGGAAGTGGTCGCCGTCGCCAAGCGTTGGTCGCAAACGCGACGAATCTACATCCTCGAAGATGCGGCTTATCGCAAGCTCCGCTACTCCGGAGACGATGTGCCGAGCCTGCGCGCGTTCGACGAAGAAGGCGATACCGTGATCCTCACGCAAACGTTCTCCAAGTCGTTTTCGCCGGGCGTTCGTGTCGGCTGGGGAATCGTTCCGCAAGAGTTAATGGGACCGCTTTGCGATCAGAAGAGCAACATCGATTTCGGTGCCCCGAATCTGAATCAGCACCTGATGTATCGCGTGATCGCCGGCGGAGTCTGCGAGCGCCAAGTCGCACTACTGTGCAACCTGTATCGCCGAAAGCGCGACGCCATGCTCGCCGCGTGCAACGACTATCTCGCCGGCATCGACGGAGTTCATTGGTTGATTCCCGCCGGCGGCTTGTACGTTTGGCTCACGGTCTCCCCCGAGATCGATGCGGGCTTCCAGGGGGTGCTGTTCGACAAGGCCCTCGAGGCCGGCGTGATCTACGTCCCGGGCGAGTACTCCTATGCTCCCGAAGGAGAGCCGGTCGCGCGCAACACGCTACGACTGAGCTACGGCGTGCAGTCACCGGAACGAATTCGCGAAGGCATTCGCTTGCTCGCGACTGCGATCCGTCAGGTCCGCGGCTAA
- a CDS encoding cold shock domain-containing protein, protein MAEGVIKRLAEKGYGFINTGNNQDLFFHSSNVQEVTFADLYVGQKVMFTEGRGPKGPCAEQVKPV, encoded by the coding sequence ATGGCTGAAGGAGTGATCAAGAGGCTGGCGGAGAAAGGCTACGGGTTCATCAATACCGGGAACAATCAAGACCTGTTCTTTCATTCCTCCAACGTACAAGAGGTCACGTTTGCCGATCTGTACGTCGGCCAAAAAGTCATGTTCACGGAAGGACGCGGTCCGAAAGGTCCGTGCGCAGAACAGGTCAAGCCCGTTTAG
- a CDS encoding PAS domain-containing protein: MFRVKTDKNTETFSTAERILLAALFMALTASCVSLYLVFQERHLVDSWHENGETHSPTSIRSLQRRLDLQVLTGTVVLAILLFCHIAFWRLRRRFLLSQQSLRHVKMLAHDILASMDRGVVTIDCEGVITSINSAGIKLLGVDFECVGAPVSSISLPETPLVEVCREVMRNLVPICDRDTQLERGGRLSQLRLDAHVLKDGEGAVIGCAVHLRDVTERMLLDERMRRMEGFLSMAMLAAGLHHEIKNPLTALSIHLQLLDESLSAGAGDSRVGEFVGVLKTEVYRLNGVLERFRSFANLQQLVLQSSDVLEIVANVIRLIEPQAAQQNVRMTLAKPERQLPVAQLDRDKIEQAVLNVVINALEAMPNGGNLAIKVAEEDGRIRIAVEDSGTGISPEVQRNLFRPYFSTKSKGSGIGLALSEKFISQHKGHIEYRTGKHGTVFEIVLPYEQATGSP; this comes from the coding sequence ATGTTTCGCGTCAAAACGGACAAAAACACCGAGACCTTCTCGACCGCGGAACGGATCCTCTTGGCCGCGCTCTTCATGGCGCTTACGGCGAGCTGCGTGTCGCTCTATCTGGTGTTTCAGGAGCGTCACCTGGTCGATTCCTGGCACGAGAACGGCGAGACACATTCGCCGACGAGCATTCGGTCACTCCAGCGACGACTCGATTTACAGGTGCTCACGGGCACGGTCGTACTCGCCATCTTGCTGTTCTGTCACATCGCCTTTTGGCGGTTGAGGCGGAGATTTCTGCTGAGCCAACAGTCGCTACGCCACGTGAAGATGCTGGCCCATGACATCCTAGCAAGCATGGACCGAGGGGTCGTGACGATCGACTGCGAAGGGGTCATCACGAGCATCAATTCGGCCGGCATCAAGCTGCTTGGAGTCGACTTCGAATGCGTTGGAGCTCCGGTGAGTTCGATCTCTTTGCCGGAGACGCCTTTGGTGGAGGTCTGCCGTGAAGTCATGCGGAACCTCGTCCCGATTTGCGATCGAGATACGCAACTCGAGCGAGGGGGACGTTTGTCGCAACTCCGCCTCGACGCGCATGTCTTGAAGGATGGCGAAGGAGCGGTGATCGGCTGTGCCGTCCATCTGCGAGATGTGACCGAACGCATGCTCTTGGACGAACGAATGCGGCGGATGGAGGGCTTTCTCAGCATGGCTATGCTGGCAGCCGGACTCCATCACGAGATCAAGAATCCGCTCACCGCTTTGAGTATCCATCTGCAACTGTTGGACGAAAGCTTGTCGGCCGGCGCAGGCGACTCGCGCGTCGGAGAATTCGTAGGTGTCCTGAAAACGGAGGTCTATCGGCTTAACGGCGTGCTGGAAAGATTCCGTAGTTTTGCGAACCTTCAGCAACTCGTGCTGCAATCGAGCGACGTTCTAGAAATCGTCGCAAACGTCATTCGCCTGATCGAACCTCAAGCGGCGCAGCAAAACGTTCGCATGACTCTTGCCAAGCCCGAGCGGCAACTACCCGTTGCACAATTGGACCGGGACAAGATCGAACAGGCGGTCTTGAACGTCGTGATCAATGCCCTGGAAGCGATGCCGAACGGCGGGAACCTGGCGATCAAAGTCGCAGAAGAAGACGGCAGAATACGTATCGCGGTCGAGGATTCCGGGACGGGGATCTCGCCCGAAGTCCAACGCAACCTCTTCCGGCCGTATTTCTCGACGAAGAGCAAGGGGAGCGGAATCGGCTTGGCGCTCAGCGAAAAGTTCATCAGTCAACATAAGGGACATATCGAATATCGTACCGGCAAGCACGGGACGGTGTTCGAGATCGTACTCCCATACGAACAGGCTACCGGAAGTCCATGA